The following proteins are co-located in the Pyxidicoccus trucidator genome:
- a CDS encoding DUF1592 domain-containing protein codes for MSREPAGRRRWWRPLLLGLALGGVAGCEGVIGDAERPGDPGPTVVEQPARSVRMARLTHAQWSSTVQELLRLDAPPTALADGFRADPAQSGFLFDNDARALSVDEALWGAYQRAAAELAGQVTTDAAKLARILPPPASTAEERARAFVESFGLRAHRRPLTSEEVESYLALYRKGPQAYAATPAFEGGIRLVLEAFLQSPHFLYRVERSTQARQDRVPLDDYEVASRLSYGLWGAMPDDALFTAAREGALHSREEVTTQARRMLQDARAKKVVEAFHRTLFDVPRYATIRPSPTRFPEVSERFAEYATRENTLFVQDVVFSRQGRYSDLLTSPATFVNAELASVYGLSGTFTADFVPVTLDSRERKGVLTQVGFLASHATSADPDPIHRGVFLSERILCRKIGAPPANIPPLPAPEGRTNREVVTSHTEAPGTVCASCHANLINPLGFPFENFDAIGRYRTTDNGHPVDASASPRLAGETVQVRDALDLADALAASEPVHACYARHWVEYLHGRPFADEDGPLVERLGKLSKEDGLSIVDLVVEVVTSEGFVNRHPEELP; via the coding sequence TTGTCACGAGAGCCAGCGGGGCGGAGACGGTGGTGGCGCCCGCTGCTGCTCGGGCTGGCCCTGGGTGGGGTTGCTGGCTGCGAGGGAGTGATTGGTGACGCGGAGCGGCCCGGCGACCCCGGCCCCACCGTCGTCGAGCAGCCAGCCCGGTCCGTGCGCATGGCGCGCCTGACGCACGCGCAGTGGTCCAGCACCGTGCAGGAGTTGCTCCGGCTGGACGCACCGCCCACGGCCCTGGCGGACGGCTTCCGCGCGGACCCCGCCCAGAGCGGGTTCCTCTTCGACAACGACGCGCGCGCCCTCTCCGTCGATGAGGCCCTCTGGGGCGCCTACCAGCGCGCGGCCGCGGAGCTGGCCGGCCAGGTGACGACGGACGCGGCGAAGCTCGCGCGCATCCTGCCGCCGCCGGCCTCCACCGCCGAGGAGCGTGCCCGCGCCTTCGTGGAGTCCTTCGGCCTGCGCGCGCACCGGCGCCCGCTGACGTCCGAGGAGGTGGAGAGCTACCTCGCGCTGTACCGCAAGGGGCCCCAGGCCTACGCGGCCACGCCGGCCTTCGAGGGCGGCATCCGGCTGGTGCTGGAGGCCTTCCTCCAGTCGCCCCACTTCCTCTACCGCGTGGAGCGCAGCACGCAGGCCCGGCAGGACCGCGTGCCGCTCGACGACTACGAGGTGGCCTCGCGGCTGAGCTACGGCCTCTGGGGCGCCATGCCGGACGACGCCCTGTTCACCGCCGCGCGCGAGGGCGCCCTGCACTCGCGCGAGGAGGTGACGACGCAGGCGCGGCGCATGCTCCAGGACGCGCGCGCGAAGAAGGTGGTGGAGGCCTTCCACCGCACCCTCTTCGACGTGCCCCGCTACGCCACCATCCGGCCCTCGCCCACGCGCTTCCCGGAGGTGTCCGAGCGCTTCGCCGAGTACGCCACCCGGGAGAACACGCTGTTCGTCCAGGACGTCGTCTTCTCCCGCCAGGGCCGCTACAGCGACCTGCTCACCTCGCCGGCCACCTTCGTCAACGCCGAGCTGGCGAGCGTCTACGGGCTGAGTGGGACGTTCACCGCCGACTTCGTCCCCGTGACGCTGGACTCTCGCGAGCGCAAGGGCGTGCTCACCCAGGTGGGCTTCCTGGCCTCGCACGCGACGTCGGCGGACCCGGACCCCATCCACCGCGGCGTCTTCCTGTCCGAGCGCATCCTCTGCCGGAAGATTGGCGCGCCGCCGGCCAACATCCCGCCGCTCCCCGCGCCCGAGGGCCGGACGAACCGCGAGGTCGTCACCTCGCACACCGAGGCCCCCGGGACGGTGTGCGCCTCGTGCCACGCGAACCTCATCAACCCGCTCGGCTTCCCCTTCGAGAACTTCGACGCCATCGGCCGCTACCGCACCACGGACAACGGCCACCCGGTGGACGCCAGCGCGTCCCCCCGCCTCGCGGGCGAGACGGTGCAGGTGCGCGACGCGCTCGACCTGGCGGACGCGCTCGCGGCCAGTGAGCCGGTGCATGCGTGCTACGCGCGGCACTGGGTGGAGTACCTCCACGGGCGTCCGTTCGCCGATGAGGACGGGCCGCTGGTGGAGCGGCTCGGGAAGCTGTCGAAGGAAGACGGGCTGTCCATCGTCGACCTCGTCGTGGAGGTCGTCACCAGCGAGGGCTTCGTGAACCGCCACCCGGAGGAGCTGCCATGA
- a CDS encoding DUF1552 domain-containing protein, with product MKLSRRWVLKGMGGAALSLPLLEGLMPRTARAAETGALPYAIFFRQGNGVAAAQTTSELGSEPERFWPSALGALTAASMAGRAVGVLTDHRANLLLVRNINMRDYNYGDGHARGALQGMTARGPVVEGAGGGSEAAGESLDHRIGRVLNPQQRDSLFFYAGRRGGWLGGPCISYRSSGVRRAALHDPWIAYQTMIGGPGGLTPEAREQLLVRQRSVNDLVKAQLQQLQQRPELSASDHQRLDLHLSNVRDLEVALSCRMRADQELIFQQQAPGYDSTVGDEVLSTAKLHMDIAVLAVACGTTRSAVIQVGNGNDGDTRYRDPATGQLMENFHYVSHRRTSHDASGGIISGADLLHHQVDLQFASAFKYLLDRLAAYQMPDGKRLLEHGVSVWYNDLGNGPAHSAWNIPYVLAGSCNGFLKQGVYVQASGGGNPNHNRLLNTIGSAVGLRNAAGGNLDDFGDPALTKGVLSELIA from the coding sequence ATGAAGCTGAGTCGCCGGTGGGTGTTGAAGGGCATGGGCGGGGCCGCGCTGAGCCTGCCGCTGCTCGAGGGCCTGATGCCAAGGACGGCCCGCGCGGCGGAAACGGGAGCGCTGCCGTACGCCATCTTCTTCCGGCAGGGCAATGGCGTGGCCGCGGCCCAGACGACGTCGGAGCTCGGCAGCGAGCCGGAGCGCTTCTGGCCGAGCGCCCTGGGCGCGCTCACCGCGGCGAGCATGGCCGGGCGGGCCGTGGGCGTGCTCACGGACCACCGCGCCAACCTGCTGCTGGTGCGCAACATCAACATGAGGGACTACAACTACGGGGACGGCCACGCCCGGGGCGCCCTGCAGGGGATGACCGCGCGAGGCCCCGTGGTGGAGGGCGCGGGCGGCGGCTCCGAGGCGGCGGGCGAGTCGCTGGACCACCGCATCGGCCGCGTGCTCAACCCGCAGCAACGGGACTCGCTCTTCTTCTACGCGGGCCGGCGCGGCGGCTGGCTCGGAGGCCCCTGCATCTCCTACCGGAGCAGCGGGGTGCGCCGGGCCGCGCTGCATGACCCGTGGATTGCGTACCAGACGATGATTGGCGGCCCGGGCGGCCTGACGCCCGAGGCCCGCGAGCAGCTCCTCGTCCGGCAGCGGAGCGTGAATGACCTGGTGAAGGCCCAGCTCCAGCAGCTCCAGCAGCGCCCGGAGCTGAGCGCGTCCGACCACCAGCGGCTGGACCTGCACCTGTCCAACGTGCGGGATTTGGAGGTGGCCCTGAGCTGCCGCATGCGCGCGGACCAGGAGCTCATCTTCCAGCAGCAGGCCCCCGGCTATGACAGCACGGTGGGCGACGAGGTGCTCTCCACGGCGAAGCTGCACATGGACATCGCCGTGCTGGCGGTGGCGTGCGGCACCACCCGCTCGGCCGTCATCCAGGTGGGCAACGGCAACGACGGCGACACGCGCTACCGAGACCCGGCGACGGGGCAGTTGATGGAGAACTTCCACTACGTGTCCCACCGCCGCACGTCGCACGACGCCAGCGGCGGCATCATCAGCGGCGCGGACCTGCTGCACCACCAGGTGGACCTACAGTTCGCGAGCGCCTTCAAGTACCTCCTGGACCGGCTGGCGGCCTACCAGATGCCGGACGGCAAGCGGCTCCTCGAGCACGGCGTGTCCGTCTGGTACAACGACCTGGGCAACGGGCCGGCCCACTCGGCGTGGAACATTCCCTACGTCCTGGCCGGAAGCTGCAATGGCTTCCTCAAGCAGGGCGTCTACGTCCAGGCCTCGGGCGGCGGCAACCCCAACCACAACCGGCTGCTGAACACGATTGGCAGCGCCGTGGGGCTGCGGAACGCAGCCGGAGGGAATCTGGACGACTTCGGCGACCCGGCGCTGACCAAGGGCGTGCTCTCCGAGCTCATCGCCTGA
- a CDS encoding S8 family serine peptidase: MKLKLIQAVSAISLLAAACGPMPEGQEADSEQLGQSAQMIRRARAVPNEYIVVLRDSTQEVRQQGARNIAQELVSLNGGKVLRTYEHTIHGFLANMSEAEALRLLSDPRVAYVQENGLIHVSATQTGATWGIDRIDQRDLPRNSSYTYNVDGTGVHAYVIDTGIRLTHTEFTGRTGNGYDFIDNDSDPSDCHGHGTHVAGTVGGTTWGVAKKATLHGVRVLDCTGYGNDAQVIGGIDWVAANHVKPAVANMSLGDVGIQAIDDATERLIAAGVTTVVAAGNDSANACNYSPARAPNAITVGSTTSSDARSSFSNYGTCVDIFAPGSSITSASNSGNSSSTSMSGTSMASPHVAGAAALYLSANPTATPAQVRDALVNNSTPNKVTSPGTGSPNRLLYTLFITGGGSDTTPPTTSITSPAGGATLSGSASLSASASDNVGVSRVEFYAGTSLLGTATTSPYSLSWNTTTVANGTYALTTKAYDAANNVGTSATVSVTVNNGTGSCSITEQLLANAGFESGSTGWTTSSGVIDGTTSGNAPRTGTYKAWLNGYGTTRTEFAYQDITIPATACSATLSFWALITTSETTTTTAYDKLAIQIRNSAGTVLATLATYSNLNKGTAYVQRTFDLAAYKGQTIRVYFNGTEDASLKTSFFIDDTSVSIVR, encoded by the coding sequence ATGAAACTGAAATTGATCCAGGCGGTGAGTGCCATCTCCCTGCTGGCCGCGGCATGCGGCCCGATGCCAGAGGGCCAGGAAGCCGACAGCGAGCAACTCGGTCAATCGGCGCAGATGATCCGCCGTGCCCGGGCCGTCCCCAACGAGTACATCGTCGTCCTGCGCGACTCCACGCAGGAGGTCCGGCAGCAGGGGGCGAGGAACATCGCCCAGGAACTGGTGTCCCTCAACGGGGGCAAGGTGCTGCGGACCTATGAGCACACCATCCACGGCTTCCTGGCGAACATGAGCGAGGCCGAGGCGCTTCGCCTCCTGTCCGACCCGCGCGTGGCGTATGTGCAGGAGAACGGCCTGATCCACGTGTCGGCGACGCAGACCGGCGCGACCTGGGGCATCGACCGCATCGACCAGCGTGACCTGCCGCGCAACAGCTCCTACACCTACAACGTCGACGGCACCGGCGTGCATGCGTACGTCATCGACACCGGTATCCGGCTGACCCACACCGAGTTCACCGGTCGCACCGGCAACGGCTACGACTTCATCGACAACGACAGCGACCCCTCGGACTGCCATGGCCATGGCACGCACGTGGCGGGCACGGTGGGCGGCACGACCTGGGGCGTGGCGAAGAAGGCCACCCTCCACGGCGTGCGGGTGCTCGACTGCACGGGCTATGGAAACGACGCACAGGTCATCGGCGGCATCGACTGGGTGGCGGCCAACCACGTCAAGCCCGCGGTCGCCAACATGAGCCTGGGCGATGTCGGCATTCAGGCCATCGATGATGCGACGGAGCGGTTGATTGCCGCGGGCGTCACGACGGTGGTCGCCGCCGGCAACGACAGCGCCAACGCCTGCAACTACTCGCCGGCCCGCGCGCCCAACGCCATCACCGTGGGCTCCACCACCAGCAGCGATGCCCGCTCGTCGTTCTCCAACTACGGGACGTGCGTGGACATCTTCGCGCCGGGCTCGAGCATCACCTCGGCCTCCAACTCCGGCAACTCGTCGAGCACCTCGATGAGCGGCACGTCCATGGCCTCGCCGCACGTGGCCGGCGCCGCGGCGCTCTACCTGAGCGCCAACCCCACCGCGACGCCCGCGCAGGTGCGCGACGCGCTGGTGAACAACTCCACGCCGAACAAGGTCACCAGCCCGGGGACCGGCTCGCCCAACAGGCTGCTGTACACGCTCTTCATCACCGGTGGCGGCAGTGACACCACCCCGCCCACGACGTCCATCACCTCGCCCGCGGGCGGCGCCACGCTGAGCGGCTCCGCGAGCCTGAGCGCCAGCGCCTCCGACAACGTGGGCGTCTCGCGCGTGGAGTTCTACGCGGGCACCTCGCTGCTGGGCACGGCGACGACCTCGCCGTACAGCCTCTCGTGGAATACGACGACGGTGGCCAACGGCACCTACGCGCTGACCACGAAGGCGTATGACGCGGCGAACAACGTGGGCACGTCGGCCACGGTGTCCGTGACGGTGAACAACGGCACGGGCTCCTGCTCCATCACCGAGCAGCTCCTGGCCAACGCGGGCTTCGAGAGCGGCAGCACGGGCTGGACCACCTCGTCGGGCGTCATCGACGGCACCACGTCTGGCAACGCGCCGCGCACGGGTACCTACAAGGCCTGGCTGAACGGCTACGGCACCACGCGCACCGAGTTCGCCTACCAGGACATCACCATCCCCGCCACGGCCTGCAGCGCCACGCTCAGCTTCTGGGCGCTCATCACCACGTCGGAGACCACGACGACGACGGCCTACGACAAGCTGGCCATCCAGATCCGCAACAGCGCGGGCACGGTGCTGGCGACGCTGGCCACCTACAGCAACCTGAACAAGGGCACGGCCTACGTGCAGCGGACGTTCGACCTGGCCGCGTACAAGGGGCAGACCATCCGCGTCTACTTCAACGGCACGGAGGACGCGTCGCTGAAGACGAGCTTCTTCATCGATGACACCTCGGTGAGCATCGTCCGGTAG
- a CDS encoding DUF2752 domain-containing protein has translation MNRPTASSAHPASLFATPVLAQVLERRTTGWVLGVVAAVQLGLIRFELPGWPCPLQSAVGLPCPGCGLSRAMTALLHGEWRTALSWHLFAPVILAALLLIIGMAFLPEAARRRSIDAVARLERRTRVTALLLVALMAYWLVRLLVFRGTFITSTPS, from the coding sequence ATGAACCGACCGACGGCGTCATCCGCGCACCCAGCATCCTTGTTCGCTACGCCCGTCCTGGCCCAGGTCCTGGAGCGCCGCACCACTGGCTGGGTGCTGGGGGTCGTGGCCGCCGTCCAACTGGGCCTGATTCGCTTCGAGCTACCCGGCTGGCCGTGCCCCCTCCAAAGCGCGGTGGGACTCCCCTGCCCCGGCTGTGGCCTGTCCCGGGCGATGACCGCCCTGCTTCACGGTGAATGGCGGACCGCGCTGTCCTGGCACCTCTTCGCCCCGGTCATCCTGGCGGCGCTGCTGCTCATCATCGGGATGGCGTTTCTTCCGGAAGCGGCCCGGCGACGGAGCATCGACGCGGTGGCCCGCCTCGAGCGGCGCACCCGGGTGACGGCCCTCCTGCTGGTGGCCCTGATGGCCTACTGGCTCGTCCGACTCCTCGTCTTTCGCGGCACCTTCATCACCTCGACTCCCAGCTGA